CGTGCCATGCAACGGCTCTACAGCCCTGAGGCGTCACAAGGCAGCTTATTAAGAAGAGAACTGCAGCAGATCGCTACTCAGTGGGAGCCTTATCGGAGCAGCGCGTGTCGTTATCTCTGGAGCTGGCACAGCCAGTTAACGCTTACGAATTAAGTAGCGATAAGTCACTGGAGCGCGCGTATCACTACCGAGTAGCTGGTGCCCCATAAAGCGGCAAAAATTCGGGATATCACGGGTGGTAGCAGGATCATCTGCTAAAACCAACAACGTTTGCTGAGCGGCTAATGCCCGGACAGTACCGCGTACCAGCATCAGGGGTTCTGGACAGCGCAAGCCGCGAGTATCTAGTGTGTGATCAGCGTGTGCCAACGGATCTGGCAGCCTGGTTTTTAACGCTAACGGTGGTAAGATGGGCATCTTATAAAGTGATAATCAAGAATCGCATGAAGCAGTAGCCGAGTACTATTATATGACAGCCCTGTTACTGTACTCAAGCCGCGATGGCCATACACAGCGGATTATGCAGAGAATGGCA
This genomic stretch from unidentified bacterial endosymbiont harbors:
- the tusA gene encoding sulfurtransferase TusA; translated protein: MPILPPLALKTRLPDPLAHADHTLDTRGLRCPEPLMLVRGTVRALAAQQTLLVLADDPATTRDIPNFCRFMGHQLLGSDTRAPVTYRYLIRKR